The following proteins are encoded in a genomic region of Zea mays cultivar B73 chromosome 9, Zm-B73-REFERENCE-NAM-5.0, whole genome shotgun sequence:
- the LOC541854 gene encoding granule-bound starch synthase 1, chloroplastic/amyloplastic, with protein sequence MAALATSQLVATRAGLGVPDASTFRRGAAQGLRGGRTASAADTLSMRTSARAAPRLQHQQQQQARRGARFPSLVVCASAGMNVVFVGAEMAPWSKTGGLGDVLGGLPPAMAANGHRVMVVSPRYDQYKDAWDTSVVSEIKMGDRYETVRFFHCYKRGVDRVFVDHPLFLERVWGKTEEKIYGPDAGTDYRDNQLRFSLLCQAALEAPRILSLNNNPYFSGPYGEDVVFVCNDWHTGPLSCYLKSNYQSHGIYRDAKTAFCIHNISYQGRFAFSDYPELNLPERFKSSFDFIDGYEKPVEGRKINWMKAGILEADRVLTVSPYYAEELISGIARGCELDNIMRLTGITGIVNGMDVSEWDPSRDKYIAVKYDVSTAVEAKALNKEALQAEVGLPVDRNIPLVAFIGRLEEQKGPDVMAAAIPQLMEMVEDVQIVLLGTGKKKFERMLMSAEEKFPGKVRAVVKFNAALAHHIMAGADVLAVTSRFEPCGLIQLQGMRYGTPCACASTGGLVDTIIEGKTGFHMGRLSVDCNVVEPADVKKVATTLQRAIKVVGTPAYEEMVRNCMIQDLSWKGPAKNWENVLLSLGVAGGEPGVEGEEIAPLAKENVAAP encoded by the exons ATGGCGGCTCTAGCCACGTCGCAGCTCGTCGCAACGCGCGCCGGCCTGGGCGTCCCGGACGCGTCCACGTTCCGCCGCGGCGCCGCGCAGGGCCTGAGGGGGGGCCGGACGGCGTCGGCGGCGGACACGCTCAGCATGCGGACCAGCGCGCGCGCGGCGCCCAGGCtccagcaccagcagcagcagcaggcgcgCCGCGGGGCCAGGTTCCCGTCGCTCGTCGTGTGCGCCAGCGCCGGCATGAACGTCGTCTTCGTCGGCGCCGAGATGGCGCCGTGGAGCAAGACCGGCGGCCTCGGCGACGTCCTCGGCGGCCTGCCGCCGGCCATGGCC GCGAATGGGCACCGTGTCATGGTCGTCTCTCCCCGCTACGACCAGTACAAGGACGCCTGGGACACCAGCGTCGTGTCCGAG ATCAAGATGGGAGACAGGTACGAGACGGTCAGGTTCTTCCACTGCTACAAGCGCGGAGTGGACCGCGTGTTCGTTGACCACCCACTGTTCCTGGAGAGG GTTTGGGGAAAGACCGAGGAGAAGATCTACGGGCCTGACGCTGGAACGGACTACAGGGACAACCAGCTGCGGTTCAGCCTGCTATGCCAG GCAGCACTTGAAGCTCCAAGGATCCTGAGCCTCAACAACAACCCATACTTCTCCGGACCATACG GGGAGGACGTCGTGTTCGTCTGCAACGACTGGCACACCGGCCCTCTCTCGTGCTACCTCAAGAGCAACTACCAGTCCCACGGCATCTACAGGGACGCAAAG ACCGCTTTCTGCATCCACAACATCTCCTACCAGGGccggttcgccttctccgactacccGGAGCTGAACCTCCCGGAGAGATTCAAGTCGTCCTTCGATTTCATCGACGG CTACGAGAAGCCCGTGGAAGGCCGGAAGATCAACTGGATGAAGGCCGGGATCCTCGAGGCCGACAGGGTCCTCACCGTCAGCCCCTACTACGCCGAGGAGCTCATCTCCGGCATCGCCAGGGGCTGCGAGCTCGACAACATCATGCGCCTCACCGGCATCACCGGCATCGTCAACGGCATGGACGTCAGCGAGTGGGACCCCAGCAGGGACAAGTACATCGCCGTGAAGTACGACGTGTCGACG GCCGTGGAGGCCAAGGCGCTGAACAAGGAGGCGCTGCAGGCGGAGGTCGGGCTCCCGGTGGACCGGAACATCCCGCTGGTGGCGTTCATCGGCAGGCTGGAAGAGCAGAAGGGACCCGACGTCATGGCGGCCGCCATCCCGCAGCTCATGGAGATGGTGGAGGACGTGCAGATCGTTCTGCTG GGCACGGGCAAGAAGAAGTTCGAGCGCATGCTCATGAGCGCCGAGGAGAAGTTCCCAGGCAAGGTGCGCGCCGTGGTCAAGTTCAACGCGGCGCTGGCGCACCACATCATGGCCGGCGCCGACGTGCTCGCCGTCACCAGCCGCTTCGAGCCCTGCGGCCTCATCCAGCTGCAGGGGATGCGATACGGAACG CCCTGCGCCTGCGCGTCCACCGGTGGACTCGTCGACACCATCATCGAAGGCAAGACCGGGTTCCACATGGGCCGCCTCAGCGTCGAC TGCAACGTCGTGGAGCCGGCGGACGTCAAGAAGGTGGCCACCACCTTGCAGCGCGCCATCAAGgtggtcggcacgccggcgtaCGAGGAGATGGTGAGGAACTGCATGATCCAGGATCTCTCCTGGAAG GGCCCTGCCAAGAACTGGGAGAACGTGCTGCTCAGCCTCGGGGTCGCCGGCGGCGAGCCAGGGGTCGAAGGCGAGGAGATCGCGCCGCTCGCCAAGGAGAACGTGGCCGCGCCCTGA